The Patescibacteria group bacterium genome includes a window with the following:
- a CDS encoding thioredoxin yields the protein MTLADLNSQEFEDNVLKANTPVLVDFWAPWCGPCRMAEPVLEELSESYKGKVEFVKVNVDNNPDLASRYGVMSIPTTILFDKGREVSRQVGFAGKEGFENLLKNYS from the coding sequence ATGACTTTAGCTGATTTAAATAGCCAAGAGTTTGAAGATAATGTTTTAAAAGCTAACACTCCGGTTTTGGTTGATTTTTGGGCTCCTTGGTGTGGTCCTTGCCGAATGGCAGAGCCGGTTTTGGAAGAATTGTCAGAGTCTTATAAAGGCAAGGTTGAGTTTGTAAAAGTTAATGTTGATAACAATCCTGATTTAGCTTCAAGATATGGTGTGATGTCAATTCCTACAACAATCCTCTTTGATAAGGGTAGAGAAGTTTCACGCCAAGTTGGTTTTGCGGGTAAAGAAGGTTTTGAAAATTTGCTTAAGAATTATAGTTAA
- the trxB gene encoding thioredoxin reductase — MEKNISGVNLWDVLIIGSGPAALTAAIYTSRGAASTLVLAGSTWGGQLMLTTEVENFPGFPKGILGPELMQNMRLQAERFGAVIKDQDARQIDIGSGYFEVKTDNASYKSRSIIIATGASTKWLDAPGVKELIGRGVSSCAPCDAYFFKDKKVAVVGGGDSAMEEALVLSKYASQVIIIHRRDEFRASKIMQDKVFKNPKIKVYWNTEVKEAKGQDKLSSLVLVNNKTQEVREEPFDGLFVAIGHVPQSEIFKEKIEVDEKGYIKVFDHTKTNVPGVFVAGDVHDFRYRQAVTAAGFGCMAALDTLSYLENLEIGG, encoded by the coding sequence ATGGAAAAAAATATTAGCGGGGTTAATTTGTGGGATGTTTTAATAATTGGGTCAGGGCCTGCGGCTTTAACAGCAGCAATTTATACTTCTCGGGGCGCTGCTTCTACTTTAGTTTTGGCAGGTTCAACTTGGGGGGGGCAGTTGATGTTAACTACTGAGGTTGAAAATTTTCCTGGTTTTCCCAAAGGTATCTTAGGGCCAGAATTAATGCAAAATATGCGCTTGCAGGCTGAAAGGTTTGGGGCAGTTATTAAGGATCAGGATGCAAGACAAATTGATATAGGTAGTGGTTATTTTGAAGTTAAGACAGACAACGCTTCTTATAAAAGCAGATCAATAATTATTGCCACTGGCGCTTCAACCAAATGGCTTGATGCACCGGGTGTAAAGGAATTGATTGGACGAGGTGTTTCTTCTTGCGCTCCTTGCGATGCTTATTTTTTCAAAGATAAAAAGGTGGCAGTTGTTGGTGGGGGGGATTCGGCAATGGAAGAGGCTTTAGTTTTGTCTAAATATGCCTCGCAGGTGATAATAATTCACAGAAGAGATGAATTTAGAGCCTCAAAGATAATGCAGGATAAAGTTTTCAAAAATCCAAAGATTAAGGTTTATTGGAACACTGAAGTAAAGGAGGCTAAAGGACAAGATAAATTATCTAGTCTTGTTTTAGTTAACAATAAAACACAAGAGGTTAGAGAGGAACCTTTCGATGGACTTTTTGTTGCCATTGGGCATGTTCCTCAGAGCGAGATATTTAAAGAAAAGATTGAAGTGGATGAAAAGGGATACATAAAGGTGTTTGATCATACCAAGACTAATGTTCCTGGTGTTTTTGTGGCTGGGGATGTCCATGACTTTAGGTATAGGCAAGCGGTAACCGCTGCCGGTTTTGGCTGTATGGCAGCGCTTGATACTCTTTCATATTTAGAAAATTTGGAAATTGGCGGTTGA